DNA sequence from the Carnobacterium funditum DSM 5970 genome:
TAATCCCGGATGACGATAACCCTTGTTTTCACCTGCTGAATAAACACTAATTTCCGGATTTATGGCTTCTACCCATTCTTTACTTGTACTGGTTTCTGAACCATGATGACCCATTAAAAGTAAATCAGCGTTTAAATTTGCTCCATCTTTTATGATATTTTTTTCAACACGTGAAGACGCGTCTCCACTAAATAATCCACTGAAATTAGTAAATGAAACCTTAGTCACAATAGAATCATCATTTGGGTTGTTTCTTAACTCGGTCCCAGGATTTAGCACTTCTAGATAAAAAGGACCAACTTGATGTGTTTCTCCATTTTTTGGTTCAACATATTGTGTATTGCTATTTCCGATTGCATCCAGTACACGTTCATAAATTTTACTGGTTGAATCATAGCCGTTCATCCATACTTCTTGAACATCATAATATTGCAAAATCAAATCGCCATATCCAATATGATCGGAATCATTATGAGTGAAAATCAGTAAATCAATTTTCCCACCCGTTCCAATGTAGCGGTCTAAATAAGTCAAGATTTTTTTATCTTTATCTTCGTATCGACCCGTATCAATTAAAATAGTTGTTCCATCATCCGATTGGAGTAACGTCGAAGATCCCTGACCTACATTTAAAAAATGAAATTGTGCATTCTGAACAATGCTTTGATTATTATTATTTGTTTTTGTAGAATGATTTTGAAAAACAAGAATCCATTCTTCTTTAAATTGATTTATTTTTTCACTAATATAATTAACTGGCCTATCATTTCTCCCTAAAAACAATCCAATTGTAAAAGAAAAAAGAATAATAAAAATTAATGTCGCTACTTTCATTTGTCGATTTTTTTGTTTTTTTGTCAATTTTTTCTTTTTTTTCCGATAAACCACTTTATTTCAATCCTTTACTATTAAAAAAAACTTTCTAAAAAAAGAAAGTTGTCTTTATTGATTTATTTTCAACTTTTTTTCTATTACCCCAAAAAAAATTATATAAAAAACTTCATAAAATAAGCTGCAATATTAAAATAAATTAAGACACTTGTTAAATCACTTAGAGTCGATATAAACGGTCCGCTTGCGACCGCGGGATCAAAACCTAGTCGATCCATTAAAATAGGAATCAAACTTCCTGCTAAATTGGCTACAATAATTGCAAAAAGCATCGCTGTTCCAATAACAAAACCTAGAATAAAGTTATCTTTCCAAATACCGATTACTAAAAAAATAGTAACTCCTGTTGTCAAACCTGTAACTACACCTGTTAAAACTTCACTGATAACTAGACGACTAAAACTTTTGCTTTTGTCATCGTTGTCTGCTAATTTCCTAACCGCTACCGCTAATGATTGGGTTCCTGCATTACCAGCTGTACCAGTTATCAGAGATATAAAGACGGCTAAAATACTAGCTTCACTTACTAACACTTCATATCGACTGATTAACGATGCTGTTCCCATTCCTAGAAACAATAACGTAATCAACCATGGCAACCGCTTTGAAGCTGCTATAAAGGGATTTTCAGATTGCTCGCCAACATCAACACCGGCCAAACCGGAGTAATCACTTGCGGCTTCTTCATCGATAACGTCAATAATATCATCAACCGTGATGACGCCTAAAAGATAATCATCTTTATCTACCACGGGAACAGCTAAGAAGTTGTAATCCCGAATAGTTTTAGCAACATCGTTTTGATCATCTGTTACATTTACTGAGATAGGACGATCTCCCATTACATCCGAAACTAATTCATCGTCTTCATGAGTAATTAAATCCCTCAAAGAAATAACACCTACAAGTTTTTCAGCAGTATCTATCACATATATGTAATAAATGGTCTCTGTATCTAAAGCTTTGCTTTTTAAGATATGCATAGCGTCTTGAATTGTTTGTGTCGCCTCCACTGAAACATATTCAGTTGTCATAATCGAACCTGCTGTCTCATCTTCATAATGAAGCAGTTCTTTTATTTCATTTGCATTATCGGCGGTCATCATATTTAAATACTTACGTAAATCTACTTTTTCTAATTGATTTAAAATGTCTACCGCATTATCCGTATACATCTCACTCAACATGTCAGCCGCGTATTGAGGATCCATTTCTTTTAAATAAACTTCAACAGACTCTTCATCTTCTTCCAGAATTTCAAACATATCCGCCATTTCTTTTGGTGAAAGGTAAAAATACATTCGCTTTCTTTCTTCTTCCGTTAATGACAAATAATATTGACCTTGTTCATAAGCATGTAAGGATAAAAATTCGAAACGAAATTCTTCTAATTTTTTTTCTTCTAAATAAAGCTTCAATAAAGCTAATTTTCCTTCCATTTCTAATTGTGCTTCATTCAATAATAAGGCTCCTTTCTAAAAGGCAATTCTATCCATTATTATGTTTGAGCCATTCTGATATATCTTCGGGATAGTCTGCTTCTAATACAATTTTTTTGTGTGTGAAAGGATGGATAAAATCTAATTCACGACAATGTAAAGCTTGTCTTTTTATCCATTCATTTTTTTCTCCACCGTAAAGATCATCACCCATCAATGGGAAACCAATATGCGCAAAATGAACACGTATTTGATGAGTTCTTCCCGTATGCAATTGGACATCTACTAAAGTTGCTTGATTATACCTTTCCTTTACCCAATATTCAGTCAAAGCTGTTTTACCTTTTGGATGAACGATTCTTCTAATAATGGAGTCTTCTGGTCTACCAATTGGAGCTTCTATTTTCCCATGTAATTCATCTGTTATTTTCCCAGTTACTAGAGCAACATACTTTTTATGTAATTGCTTTAATTTCAGCTCTTTGTCTAATAAAGCATGAGCATAACCATGTTTAGCAAACAGCATCAAACCGGTTGTATCCCGATCTAAACGTGTAACAATGTGGATGACCTGATCAATATAATTTTCGCGTACGTAATATCCTTTTACACGATTGGCCATGGTACCTTTTGGATGAACCTTTGAAGGAATTGAAGCTACACCGTAAGGTTTATTGACAATTAAAAAGTGTGCATCTTCATAAATAATATCAATTGGAATATCGATAGGCATGGTCGTATCATAACCTTTTTCATCTGGTATGGTGATGTCTACTTGATCCTTGTCTTCAAGATAATATACGGCATTCTCTTCGCGGTGATTAACTTCAATTTTCCCACCTTGAAATTTTATTTTTGCTAGTAATCCTCTCGAAATTCCTTTTGTTCTTAAAAACGTTTTTACTTGTTGTTTTTCCGATGACTCATAAATCCAATTAAACTTCATATTTATTTTTCGCTCCAATAAACGCGTCTTCTACTCTACTCCAAAAATGTGTATGCCGATAACGAGCAAAATGAATACGCTCCTCTGCTATACAATATTGTAATTCAACGATATTTTTTTCAGATGATGATAATTGATCGACAGTCAGTACAAATCCATCTGTTGTAACGGGTCTTATTCGTATCCACTCATCTGGTGCTACTATCATTGGCGAACTTAACGTCCTGAAAACTCGATTATTAATAGATGCTATCTCTGCTAACTGAATAGCTTCCAGTCTAGGATGAATAATCGCTCCTCCAACTGATTTATTGTATCCAGTTGAACCTGTAGGAGTTGAAACACAAAGTCCATCCCCTCTAAATCTTTCAAATAGCTCATCCTTAACAAACACGTCACAAACCATCGTCCCATCTACACGTTTCATTGTCGATTCATTCAATGCTAAAAAATGAGAAGGCTCTTTTTTCCCTTGATAACTCACTTTGATGTCTAATAATGGATAACTGATGCTTTCTCCTTTATCTTCAATTAAGCTTGCTACTAAATCTGGAAGTTCATAATCACGCCAGTCCGTATAAAAACCTAGGTGTCCTGTATGCACTCCGACAAAACGTATTTGATTTAACAGGTGTGCATAACGATGGAAAGCTGATAGCAATGTTCCATCTCCACCTATTGTGATAACTAAATTAGGGTTTTTATTATCTATCTGAATCCCCTTTTCAACCAACATTATTCGTAACTCGGCTACTAATATTAGGGACTTTTCGTTATTATTATGAACAATAGCTATTCTCACAACTCTTTCCTCCTATCCTAAAGCAATTAACTTGTATTCATTTAGCATTCTTATGTTTAATTTTTTTTGATTTATCTCGTTGGTTATGTGAAAACATTTGTTGTGCTTCTTGAATTTCTTCTCTAATTTGAGACATCTCTTCGTCTAGTTGAAAAACAGCTTCCGCAGCTCTTTTCAATCGAATCTTGATATCTTCTGGAAATTCACCTTGGTATTTATAATTTAAAGAGTGCTCAATGGTTGCCCAAAAATTCATTGAAAGTGTTCTTATTTGAACTTCAGCCAAAATTATTTTTTCGCCTTCAATGACTTGTACAGGATATTCAAATACAACATGATAAGAACGATAACCACTCTCTTTTTTATTTGTGATATAATCCCGTTCTTCTATAATTTTAATATCGTTTCGATTTCTTAATAAACGAACTACTTCATGGATATCTTCCACGAATTGACACATAATTCTTAAACCAGCTATATCTTGCATATCTGTTTCCAAATGTTTTAATGGCACATTACGTAGTTTTGCTTTAGCTAAAATGCTATCTATCGGTTTTACTCGTCCAGTAACGAATTCAATCGGAGTGTGCAAATTTTCTTTTCCAAATTGTTTTCGAATCCCTTTTAATTTAACTTTCAATTCTTCTACTGCTTGTTGGTAGGGTATTAAAAAATCTTCCCAATTCATTTCTTCTTCCATTATTTCAACCTTCTTTATCGCTCATTTTAACACTCGTTCACGTAAATATTGCATATATACCCATTTTAACATATACGGTTTAAAATAAGAAATAATCGAAATTTACAAATATAAAATAAATATGCTATTCTATTTGTGACTCGCTTTTTAAAGTTGACGGTACTATAGTTTAATTAAACTAGTTAAAGGAGTGAAAAATATGAGTGAAGAATTTGAAATAGAGTTTAAAAATAAATTGTCTGCTAAGGATTATTATAGGCTTCTTAATTATTATAAGGCTGAAGAAGGAGACTTTTTTATACAAGAAAATCATTACTTTGATTCTACTCTCTGGGAGTTAAAAAAAATGCATGCTGGCTTAAGAATTAGAGTACTTGATGATACAGCTGAATTAACACTTAAAACACCACTTAACAAACACTTATTAGAAACAACAGACTACTTATCAATTATTGAATCTGAAGATTTATTATTAAAAGATCAGATTTATTTTACAGGTCATGTAGCAAGAAAACTAAGAGAACTAAATATTAATCCAAAAGATATGCATTTAATTGGCTCGCTTAAAACTAAACGTTTTGAAAAACAAACTTCTGTGGGGTTAATCGTACTAGATCAAAGCTTTTATGGAGAACAAACAGATTTTGAATTAGAGTTCGAAGTACATGAAGCTCAAACCGGAGAAATCGCTTTTGATACTTTTTTAAAAAAGCATCAGTTAAAAAAAAATCGTTCAGAAAATAAAATTGTCAGGATGATCAATAATTCACTAAAAAATAAAGCTGAATAAAAAAATAGAAATGTGACTAAAATGTGACTGCCACCCTTTTTTTAAAATCTAGTATGAGACTTATTGATACTATTTTTTTTGAATCTTTGATAAAATAAGTATGTTGTAAATAAAACAACAATGTTTTTAATACTATACAAAGTAAAGGTGAAATAAGATGTTATCAAGTACGCATTCCAGTAAAGGGAATCAATACAAACAAGTGACAGAAATTTATTTGTTCATCAACCCTATTGGATCTGCATGTTATCAAGCGGAGAAAGGATTGTTGGACTTTATCGAGTCAAACGAAAAAAAAATTCATTTCCACTTTATCCCTGTCCACAATTTCAAGACATTTTCTGATTACATGAAAGCAAAAAAATTACCCAAAAATGACTTAGATTTAAGAAACAAACATTTCTTTCAAATCTACGAAGCGTGTCTAGCTTATGCCGCTGCATCAATGCAAGGTAAAAAGAAAGGCCGTATATTCTTAATGGCCTTACAACAAGCTATTGCGATTGACAATCAGCCCTTCTCACAAAAACTAGTTTATGAAACGGCCTTGAAATCTAATTTAGATATCCCTATGTTTTCTGAAGATAAACAATCAGAATTTGCTAAAACCGCTTTTGAAGCAGATCAGAAAGTAGCGCGTGAAATGCATGTTCTTTCTAACCCTTCTTGCGTCGTCTTCAATGATCAGAGCTCCAATCACGGATTATTAATTGAAGAGGATATCAATTTTGAAACGCTACAAGCATTGTGCAATGAAGGCAAAGATAAGAATCAGCTAGCTTTTTCTGGTAGAAATAAAAAAAAGAATCATTTGTTTGTTCTTTAAGTTAATAGCACGAAAAGTAACTATCCATTTAACTGTAGATATAAACGACTAATTTTTAATAGATAAAAAGACCTTCAAATGAGTGGATTTGGAGGTTTTTTCATCTGTTCATTGAACTATACCTTTTTATACGAAAAGAGGCTGGAACACAACCAAATGTTTCAGCCTCTTTCACATATCAGAATTTTCATTCTGGAACGTGCTCCAAAAAGCAAATCCAATATCCACTTCACGAATAATGTTCGATGGTCTATGACCATCTTGCGCTTTTCCATGAAGTAATTCGGGTCTAAACGCTTAATATCCCACTCCCTAATGATTACAATTCACTATTTTTACTATCTGCAATAACTTCTAATTCATCTAGTCTTAATTTGAATACCTCCATAGCTTCTTTGATATAAGTTTTTTTAGTCATATCTACCCCAGCTTTTTTCATCACATCGATTGGATAATCACTGCTTCCAGACTTCAAATAAGTTAAATAATTTTCTAAAGATTTACCTGAATCATCTTTTAAAATTTTACCAGCAAGTGCAGTGGCTGCTGAAAATCCTGTAGAATACTGATAGACATAATAATTATAATAAAAATGAGGTATTCTAGACCATTCATAAACGATTTCTAGATCTTCTGAAACAGATGGTCCATAATAGCGGTCGTTCAATTTTTTATAGGCCTGATTTAAAAAGTCTGCAGTTAAGGG
Encoded proteins:
- a CDS encoding ComEC/Rec2 family competence protein, with protein sequence MTKKQKNRQMKVATLIFIILFSFTIGLFLGRNDRPVNYISEKINQFKEEWILVFQNHSTKTNNNNQSIVQNAQFHFLNVGQGSSTLLQSDDGTTILIDTGRYEDKDKKILTYLDRYIGTGGKIDLLIFTHNDSDHIGYGDLILQYYDVQEVWMNGYDSTSKIYERVLDAIGNSNTQYVEPKNGETHQVGPFYLEVLNPGTELRNNPNDDSIVTKVSFTNFSGLFSGDASSRVEKNIIKDGANLNADLLLMGHHGSETSTSKEWVEAINPEISVYSAGENKGYRHPGLETVDRLNKMNIPIYGTEKNGTITIKANKDGTFIVETEKEE
- the mgtE gene encoding magnesium transporter gives rise to the protein MNEAQLEMEGKLALLKLYLEEKKLEEFRFEFLSLHAYEQGQYYLSLTEEERKRMYFYLSPKEMADMFEILEEDEESVEVYLKEMDPQYAADMLSEMYTDNAVDILNQLEKVDLRKYLNMMTADNANEIKELLHYEDETAGSIMTTEYVSVEATQTIQDAMHILKSKALDTETIYYIYVIDTAEKLVGVISLRDLITHEDDELVSDVMGDRPISVNVTDDQNDVAKTIRDYNFLAVPVVDKDDYLLGVITVDDIIDVIDEEAASDYSGLAGVDVGEQSENPFIAASKRLPWLITLLFLGMGTASLISRYEVLVSEASILAVFISLITGTAGNAGTQSLAVAVRKLADNDDKSKSFSRLVISEVLTGVVTGLTTGVTIFLVIGIWKDNFILGFVIGTAMLFAIIVANLAGSLIPILMDRLGFDPAVASGPFISTLSDLTSVLIYFNIAAYFMKFFI
- a CDS encoding RluA family pseudouridine synthase, producing MKFNWIYESSEKQQVKTFLRTKGISRGLLAKIKFQGGKIEVNHREENAVYYLEDKDQVDITIPDEKGYDTTMPIDIPIDIIYEDAHFLIVNKPYGVASIPSKVHPKGTMANRVKGYYVRENYIDQVIHIVTRLDRDTTGLMLFAKHGYAHALLDKELKLKQLHKKYVALVTGKITDELHGKIEAPIGRPEDSIIRRIVHPKGKTALTEYWVKERYNQATLVDVQLHTGRTHQIRVHFAHIGFPLMGDDLYGGEKNEWIKRQALHCRELDFIHPFTHKKIVLEADYPEDISEWLKHNNG
- a CDS encoding NAD kinase — its product is MRIAIVHNNNEKSLILVAELRIMLVEKGIQIDNKNPNLVITIGGDGTLLSAFHRYAHLLNQIRFVGVHTGHLGFYTDWRDYELPDLVASLIEDKGESISYPLLDIKVSYQGKKEPSHFLALNESTMKRVDGTMVCDVFVKDELFERFRGDGLCVSTPTGSTGYNKSVGGAIIHPRLEAIQLAEIASINNRVFRTLSSPMIVAPDEWIRIRPVTTDGFVLTVDQLSSSEKNIVELQYCIAEERIHFARYRHTHFWSRVEDAFIGAKNKYEV
- a CDS encoding GTP pyrophosphokinase, which translates into the protein MEEEMNWEDFLIPYQQAVEELKVKLKGIRKQFGKENLHTPIEFVTGRVKPIDSILAKAKLRNVPLKHLETDMQDIAGLRIMCQFVEDIHEVVRLLRNRNDIKIIEERDYITNKKESGYRSYHVVFEYPVQVIEGEKIILAEVQIRTLSMNFWATIEHSLNYKYQGEFPEDIKIRLKRAAEAVFQLDEEMSQIREEIQEAQQMFSHNQRDKSKKIKHKNAK
- a CDS encoding CYTH domain-containing protein, with the protein product MSEEFEIEFKNKLSAKDYYRLLNYYKAEEGDFFIQENHYFDSTLWELKKMHAGLRIRVLDDTAELTLKTPLNKHLLETTDYLSIIESEDLLLKDQIYFTGHVARKLRELNINPKDMHLIGSLKTKRFEKQTSVGLIVLDQSFYGEQTDFELEFEVHEAQTGEIAFDTFLKKHQLKKNRSENKIVRMINNSLKNKAE
- a CDS encoding DsbA family protein, coding for MLSSTHSSKGNQYKQVTEIYLFINPIGSACYQAEKGLLDFIESNEKKIHFHFIPVHNFKTFSDYMKAKKLPKNDLDLRNKHFFQIYEACLAYAAASMQGKKKGRIFLMALQQAIAIDNQPFSQKLVYETALKSNLDIPMFSEDKQSEFAKTAFEADQKVAREMHVLSNPSCVVFNDQSSNHGLLIEEDINFETLQALCNEGKDKNQLAFSGRNKKKNHLFVL